A genomic window from Sphingobacterium spiritivorum includes:
- the traM gene encoding conjugative transposon protein TraM has product MKINFRQPRYVLPLIALPFLCLFFYVYQTGFAKEEAPQQEGDPLQGQIADVSEDVKNRALSDKLAAYREQYRRGDGYTAIGQLQEERAEQFRFDELYNEEEKRKLDSIERALKNQRPVSVSGDSENDDQDRALQQALSSLQRKPEPIRETPDKTDPMELFRKQMAYADSMARANDPDEQAARMERERMEEAKKELENQPRLSVSKYGTGQGTFNTIRPENDNTFIQAIVDENMTGYADSRLRIRLMDDLLVGPHVVKKGTHVFAKISGFSGQRVLLTITSIMYGNNILPVRLEIYDNDGSPGLYVPASAFREFSRELGGNTTQGVTLQQQAENNSQLVMSAIQRMFQSTTTAVSKHIRKNRAKLKYNTMVYLIDPQALRQSQQNYKQ; this is encoded by the coding sequence ATGAAAATCAATTTCAGACAGCCGCGTTATGTGCTACCCCTCATAGCGTTGCCATTTCTATGCCTGTTCTTCTATGTCTATCAAACAGGTTTTGCAAAGGAAGAAGCACCACAGCAAGAGGGCGATCCTTTGCAGGGCCAGATTGCCGATGTATCGGAGGACGTGAAGAACCGCGCGCTATCCGACAAACTTGCCGCCTACCGTGAGCAGTACCGTCGAGGTGACGGTTATACGGCAATAGGCCAGTTACAGGAAGAAAGAGCCGAACAATTCCGTTTTGATGAACTGTACAACGAAGAAGAAAAGCGAAAACTTGATTCCATCGAGCGGGCGCTCAAAAACCAGCGACCTGTTTCCGTTAGCGGAGATTCGGAAAATGACGACCAAGACCGAGCATTGCAACAGGCCCTTTCCTCATTACAGCGAAAACCCGAACCGATCAGGGAGACGCCGGACAAGACCGATCCGATGGAACTTTTCCGTAAGCAGATGGCCTATGCGGACAGCATGGCAAGGGCAAACGATCCCGACGAACAGGCAGCCCGCATGGAACGTGAACGCATGGAGGAAGCGAAAAAAGAACTCGAAAACCAGCCCCGTCTGTCCGTTTCCAAATACGGTACAGGTCAGGGAACGTTCAACACCATCCGCCCTGAAAATGACAATACTTTCATTCAGGCTATTGTCGATGAAAACATGACAGGGTATGCCGATTCCCGTTTGCGCATTCGGCTCATGGATGACCTATTGGTCGGCCCGCACGTGGTCAAGAAAGGTACCCACGTATTTGCAAAAATTTCCGGTTTTTCAGGGCAACGGGTACTGCTTACCATCACTTCCATTATGTACGGCAACAACATACTGCCTGTCCGACTGGAAATCTATGATAATGACGGCTCACCCGGACTGTACGTGCCCGCTTCGGCATTCAGGGAGTTTAGCCGGGAGCTCGGCGGTAACACCACGCAGGGAGTTACCCTGCAACAACAAGCGGAAAACAACAGCCAATTGGTCATGAGCGCCATCCAGCGGATGTTCCAATCCACAACGACCGCCGTATCAAAGCATATACGGAAGAACAGGGCGAAACTGAAATACAACACGATGGTGTACCTCATCGATCCACAGGCACTCCGCCAAAGCCAACAGAATTACAAACAGTAA
- the traN gene encoding conjugative transposon protein TraN encodes MKKKHHFLILFLLCFVAYSAHSQQATETRLGTLPELSLHRGHTVHILSPEPIQYVDIASHHVSGDLPLENVLRIKLHEDTTQTEHLDFELGTITIVGDNFVAQYRLTAPLWMNDTGIPAMLEIKPEHTRPLEISEIGLSRSQMKNLALGLLTKNAHRPVRSTRDYGVGIALNSISTLGDYIFLDVSFTNTSNLSYNVDELRFFIEDKKITKATNVQTVEIKTLWQYQPLTEFKKRHRNVFVLKKATFPGSKVLRVTLTEKQISGRTVNLKIKYGDILKADTF; translated from the coding sequence ATGAAAAAGAAACATCATTTTCTAATCCTTTTCCTTTTATGTTTTGTAGCATATTCCGCCCACAGTCAACAAGCTACGGAAACCCGGTTGGGAACACTTCCCGAATTAAGCCTGCACCGTGGCCATACGGTGCATATCCTTTCACCCGAACCCATCCAATACGTTGACATCGCTTCGCATCATGTATCGGGCGACCTGCCCCTTGAAAATGTACTACGTATCAAATTGCACGAGGATACCACACAGACAGAACACCTCGATTTTGAACTTGGAACAATTACCATTGTCGGCGATAACTTTGTGGCGCAATACCGTCTGACGGCCCCATTGTGGATGAACGATACGGGTATTCCGGCCATGCTCGAAATCAAACCGGAGCACACCCGTCCTTTGGAAATTTCGGAGATCGGGTTGAGCCGTAGCCAGATGAAAAACCTTGCACTTGGTCTGCTTACAAAAAACGCCCATCGGCCTGTACGGAGTACGAGGGATTACGGTGTAGGTATTGCGCTTAACAGCATTAGCACATTGGGCGATTATATCTTTCTTGACGTATCGTTTACCAATACATCAAACCTTTCTTACAATGTAGACGAACTCCGGTTTTTCATTGAGGACAAGAAGATCACCAAAGCAACCAACGTGCAGACCGTTGAAATCAAAACCCTATGGCAATACCAGCCCCTTACCGAATTTAAGAAAAGGCACCGTAACGTGTTCGTGCTGAAAAAGGCAACTTTTCCCGGCAGTAAGGTACTTCGGGTAACGCTTACCGAAAAACAGATTTCCGGCCGCACGGTCAACCTAAAAATAAAATACGGCGATATTCTGAAAGCCGACACCTTTTAG
- a CDS encoding M23 family metallopeptidase: MNNTRRSAYLRIRFFFGWLVLVPFMLCGQDIDYSPPLDKLKVTSPFGYRIHPISGKASHHSGVDFAARSDPVFNVLNGYVKATGRHKALGKYILIVHGEVETIYGHLSHILVSSGDTVIAGQPIAITGSTGRVTGEHLHFSVKFNGKFLDPLKFLRRLREQLDQSLNME, translated from the coding sequence ATGAACAACACTCGACGTTCTGCATATCTGCGGATTAGATTTTTTTTCGGTTGGTTGGTGCTTGTTCCCTTTATGCTTTGTGGACAAGACATAGATTACAGTCCACCATTAGACAAGCTAAAGGTCACATCGCCATTCGGATACCGTATCCACCCGATCAGCGGTAAGGCTTCACACCACAGCGGTGTTGACTTTGCCGCGCGTTCCGATCCTGTATTTAATGTACTTAATGGTTATGTCAAAGCAACAGGAAGACATAAAGCACTCGGCAAGTACATACTGATAGTACACGGCGAAGTAGAAACCATTTACGGACACCTTTCCCATATACTCGTTTCATCGGGTGATACGGTAATAGCGGGGCAACCTATCGCTATCACCGGAAGCACGGGCAGGGTGACAGGAGAACACCTGCATTTTTCGGTGAAATTCAACGGTAAATTCCTTGACCCCTTGAAATTCCTACGCAGGTTAAGAGAACAATTAGACCAATCCTTAAACATGGAATAA
- the traK gene encoding conjugative transposon protein TraK gives MIIKNIEAKIRLATFIAGASLIAAVLMVMTVSFFAYKQVGNARKSVYILDANNVPMSASQTDVEVNRPIEYRTHINLFHSLFFTLAPDDKFIEYQMRKAMYLIDESGALQYNNLREKGFFNSVLSSSSVLTIQTDSIHVDPVKKYFRYYGKQTIDRRSSTVVRTLVTEGYLRDLDVRTENNGHGILITRWKTLENKDISYVQKNNF, from the coding sequence ATGATAATAAAAAATATTGAAGCCAAGATCAGGCTTGCCACCTTTATTGCCGGGGCAAGTCTGATTGCCGCCGTGCTCATGGTGATGACAGTATCTTTTTTTGCCTACAAACAGGTAGGCAATGCACGTAAATCCGTGTATATACTTGACGCTAACAACGTTCCCATGTCTGCAAGCCAGACCGATGTTGAAGTAAACAGACCCATCGAGTACCGTACACATATCAACCTTTTCCATTCACTATTTTTTACGCTCGCACCGGACGATAAATTCATCGAATACCAGATGCGAAAAGCCATGTACCTGATCGATGAATCCGGTGCATTGCAGTACAACAACCTGCGGGAAAAGGGATTTTTCAATTCCGTGCTGTCGTCCAGTTCCGTTCTCACCATCCAGACCGATTCCATCCATGTCGATCCGGTGAAAAAGTACTTCCGCTACTATGGTAAACAGACCATAGATCGGCGTAGCTCGACGGTAGTACGCACATTGGTCACGGAGGGCTATTTGCGAGACCTTGACGTGCGTACGGAGAACAATGGTCACGGTATATTGATAACCCGATGGAAAACGCTCGAAAACAAAGACATCAGCTATGTTCAAAAAAATAACTTCTAA
- a CDS encoding type IV secretion system DNA-binding domain-containing protein — protein MEETKEQQGLYRSLQFGIYLSVVLEVFLFFYVDKFLLAGVANNSLLLFAERLSRVPFYAELINSKLFTLVLICLVSIGTLSRKKKDLNPKTQIVYPLALGMLILFSGLWLQGHEAAPIWRSVNWYDLAYVTSAFAGAILVHVAIDNVSKIISSNLGKDRWNIEEESFMQPTEPVITPYSINIPTLFYYKGKVRKGYIPLENIFRGCLICGVPGSGKSFGIIMPIIRQMLANSFTMCLYDLKYPDLGKVAYYHYLLAKQDGRCRDYKFHVINLNDPAKSRRVNPMKRAYLNTLADASETAEALVEALKKGDKSGGSDQFFTQSAINFLAACIFFFSRYEDGRYSSLPHVLAFLNLSYEQIFTVLFSNGELSSLLSPFMSAYKAKAFDQLEGQVGTLKIFISRMATKETFWVFGADDFELQVSNPKHPGVLVLANDPRTQSINSACLSVVLNRVTKLINTKGNLPIGLVVDEAPSLYIHRVDLLVAQSRSNFSGVVLGLQELPMLRQQYGKETAEVITSIMGNVLSGSVRSKETLEWLERLFGKVKQTGESLSIDRTRTSLSLNEKLEPLIPAGKIASLKAGEIVGILARDTVDTYTGKYQTSAVNCRVNLDMDALKKEEANYRELPTYYDFGNRKEEILLDNFFRINREVEEIVEQFIPIQDNVQIPVPTETTEYNKRK, from the coding sequence ATGGAAGAAACCAAAGAGCAGCAGGGGCTTTACCGCTCCCTGCAATTTGGCATATACCTATCCGTTGTCCTCGAAGTCTTTCTGTTTTTCTATGTAGATAAATTTCTTTTGGCAGGGGTAGCAAATAACAGTTTGCTACTCTTTGCAGAGAGGCTTTCGAGAGTACCATTTTATGCCGAACTGATAAACAGCAAGCTCTTTACACTTGTGCTGATCTGTCTGGTCTCCATCGGAACATTAAGCCGAAAGAAAAAAGACCTCAATCCCAAGACCCAGATCGTTTACCCTTTGGCATTGGGGATGCTCATTCTTTTTTCGGGCTTATGGTTGCAGGGACATGAAGCAGCCCCGATATGGCGGTCGGTCAATTGGTATGACCTTGCCTATGTCACAAGCGCTTTTGCCGGAGCCATTTTGGTACACGTTGCAATAGACAACGTATCCAAGATCATCAGCTCCAACTTGGGAAAGGATCGCTGGAACATTGAGGAAGAATCCTTTATGCAACCAACCGAACCCGTGATAACACCGTACTCGATCAACATCCCGACCTTGTTCTATTACAAAGGGAAAGTCCGTAAAGGGTATATACCGCTTGAAAACATTTTTAGGGGGTGTCTCATTTGCGGGGTTCCGGGAAGTGGAAAATCGTTCGGGATCATTATGCCGATCATACGCCAAATGCTGGCCAATTCGTTCACGATGTGCCTATACGATCTGAAATACCCCGATCTTGGCAAGGTTGCTTATTACCATTATCTGCTTGCCAAGCAGGACGGTCGATGCAGGGATTACAAATTCCATGTTATCAATCTCAACGATCCCGCAAAGAGCAGGCGGGTAAACCCGATGAAACGGGCTTACCTAAACACGCTTGCCGATGCTTCGGAAACAGCCGAAGCGCTTGTCGAAGCCTTGAAAAAGGGAGACAAAAGCGGTGGTAGTGACCAATTTTTCACGCAGTCCGCCATCAATTTCCTTGCCGCCTGTATCTTCTTTTTCAGTAGGTACGAAGATGGCCGTTATTCCAGCCTGCCCCATGTACTTGCCTTTCTTAACCTGTCGTATGAACAGATTTTTACGGTGCTGTTCAGCAACGGGGAGCTTAGTTCCCTTTTATCGCCATTCATGTCCGCCTACAAAGCAAAGGCATTTGACCAACTTGAAGGACAAGTCGGAACGCTCAAAATCTTTATCAGCCGAATGGCCACCAAAGAAACGTTTTGGGTTTTCGGTGCGGATGATTTTGAGCTTCAAGTCAGTAACCCCAAGCACCCCGGTGTTTTGGTGCTCGCCAATGACCCCCGTACCCAGAGCATTAACTCCGCTTGCCTGTCGGTGGTACTTAATCGGGTTACGAAACTTATCAATACGAAAGGCAATTTACCCATCGGTTTAGTGGTGGATGAGGCCCCCAGCCTGTATATTCACCGTGTAGACCTATTGGTGGCACAGAGCAGATCCAATTTTTCTGGGGTCGTTTTGGGGCTTCAGGAGTTGCCTATGCTGCGCCAACAATACGGCAAGGAAACAGCGGAGGTTATCACGTCCATCATGGGCAATGTACTGTCCGGTTCGGTCAGGAGCAAAGAAACTTTGGAGTGGTTGGAGCGCCTTTTTGGTAAGGTGAAACAGACGGGTGAAAGCCTAAGCATCGACCGTACGAGAACCTCGCTATCCTTGAATGAAAAACTCGAACCGCTGATTCCTGCCGGAAAGATAGCATCGCTAAAAGCTGGTGAAATTGTTGGCATCCTTGCCCGTGATACGGTAGACACCTATACGGGCAAATACCAGACTTCGGCGGTTAACTGCCGTGTCAATCTGGACATGGATGCCCTCAAAAAGGAAGAAGCGAATTATCGGGAACTGCCGACCTATTACGACTTCGGTAATCGAAAAGAAGAAATCCTATTGGACAATTTTTTCCGCATCAACAGAGAAGTTGAGGAAATAGTTGAACAGTTTATTCCTATCCAAGACAATGTTCAAATTCCCGTACCAACCGAGACGACGGAATACAACAAAAGAAAATAG
- a CDS encoding DUF4099 domain-containing protein, translating into MKYPINENEMPLNELEKLGLYKDGGFSISPENIDALLAGRRTDMLSMAGLNIDGFAIRQLDAKLFLSRNTDGTVQLNIHPIYREPQWHPLLSDDEEKALIAGEKHVVSKEQEIDGNKKKKVIIEYDDLTREFVAYEPDEVQAPIRVNGEELSEQQQEVFRNGEVVELKDGTKIQHSATDNKGIRSDRKRLILSVLLDGGISYLVFRGINNLKGRVEPQSEGYSEGYNRALTDMMMADKKQKHGNEKTVQDLVQNLRDKQESRGYGRTVAR; encoded by the coding sequence ATGAAATATCCTATCAACGAAAACGAAATGCCCCTAAACGAACTTGAAAAATTGGGGCTTTACAAAGACGGAGGGTTCAGCATCAGTCCGGAGAATATCGATGCCCTGCTTGCAGGGAGAAGAACCGATATGTTGAGCATGGCAGGTCTGAACATCGATGGGTTTGCCATCCGTCAATTGGATGCAAAGTTATTCCTTAGCCGAAATACAGATGGCACAGTACAGCTAAACATACATCCTATATATCGTGAACCGCAATGGCATCCATTGTTGAGTGATGACGAGGAAAAAGCCCTGATCGCAGGAGAAAAACACGTGGTAAGCAAGGAACAGGAGATTGACGGAAACAAAAAGAAGAAAGTCATCATTGAATATGACGACTTGACAAGGGAGTTTGTGGCTTATGAACCCGACGAAGTGCAGGCCCCCATCCGAGTAAATGGCGAAGAACTTTCGGAACAGCAACAGGAGGTTTTCCGTAACGGTGAAGTAGTGGAACTCAAAGACGGAACCAAAATCCAACATTCGGCAACAGACAATAAGGGTATCCGTTCAGACCGAAAACGACTTATCCTATCGGTGCTTTTGGATGGCGGTATATCTTACTTAGTTTTCCGAGGTATCAATAACCTAAAAGGTAGGGTTGAACCGCAGAGCGAGGGATATAGCGAGGGATATAACCGCGCATTGACCGACATGATGATGGCCGATAAAAAACAAAAACACGGTAACGAGAAAACCGTTCAAGACCTTGTGCAAAATCTTCGTGATAAGCAAGAAAGTAGAGGTTACGGACGTACCGTTGCGAGGTAG
- a CDS encoding ArdC family protein encodes MSSKNSKSLHEIVAENIIKKLEQGTAPWQKPWNSNSPAFELPYNAITGNRYKGINSLSLLSADREDPRWMTFNQASAKGWNVRKGEKATLIQFVKTHELVSKRDEEGKPILDEQGKPVKAKVGLDRAIITTAWVFNAEQINGIEPLVKSEAKQFQWDSIQRAENIIQASGADITHKTGNRAYYSSALDSITMPLREQFDAPDKYYATVLHELGHWTGHKDRLDRSMVDSFGTEGYAREELRAEIASMLIGQELNIGHDPGQHIAYVDSWIQILRDTPFEIHAAAADAEKILNYLLAFEQKREIKAAANVQVEAQTEAKPQKVKEATLSIGDEIAYNNTMYKVQGHLKRGRMRVEDLSTGNTFSLSRTDGLYGSLLHAKQNPNSIKPSEDLHRPVQAEIEAVAAYGIRR; translated from the coding sequence ATGAGCAGTAAAAATTCTAAATCCCTGCATGAAATAGTTGCGGAGAATATCATCAAGAAACTCGAACAAGGTACAGCACCGTGGCAGAAGCCGTGGAATAGCAATAGCCCAGCTTTTGAATTACCGTACAATGCAATCACCGGAAACCGATATAAGGGTATCAACAGCTTATCACTATTATCGGCCGATCGTGAAGACCCGCGTTGGATGACGTTCAACCAAGCATCTGCAAAAGGCTGGAACGTAAGAAAGGGAGAAAAAGCAACCCTGATCCAGTTTGTCAAGACCCATGAACTTGTTTCCAAAAGAGACGAAGAGGGCAAACCAATTTTGGACGAACAGGGTAAGCCCGTAAAAGCTAAGGTAGGTCTTGACAGGGCAATTATCACCACTGCTTGGGTATTCAATGCGGAACAGATCAATGGTATCGAACCTTTGGTGAAATCCGAAGCAAAGCAATTCCAATGGGATTCTATCCAAAGAGCAGAAAACATCATTCAGGCTTCGGGAGCAGATATAACCCACAAAACAGGTAACCGAGCGTATTACAGTTCGGCACTCGACAGTATCACCATGCCTTTGCGTGAACAATTCGATGCACCGGATAAGTATTATGCCACCGTGCTCCATGAGCTCGGTCACTGGACGGGCCATAAAGACCGTCTGGACAGAAGCATGGTTGACAGTTTTGGAACAGAGGGCTATGCCCGCGAAGAACTTCGTGCCGAAATCGCTTCGATGCTTATCGGTCAGGAACTCAACATTGGCCATGATCCCGGCCAGCACATTGCCTACGTGGACAGTTGGATACAGATATTGCGTGATACACCTTTTGAAATACACGCTGCCGCCGCCGATGCGGAAAAAATTCTTAATTATCTATTGGCATTTGAGCAAAAAAGGGAAATCAAGGCCGCTGCCAATGTTCAGGTCGAAGCCCAGACCGAGGCAAAACCACAAAAGGTAAAAGAAGCCACCCTTTCGATAGGTGATGAAATCGCCTATAACAATACTATGTACAAAGTGCAAGGGCATTTGAAACGTGGACGTATGCGTGTGGAAGACCTATCGACTGGAAACACGTTTTCGCTATCGAGAACTGACGGGCTGTATGGTTCCCTGCTACACGCCAAGCAGAACCCTAACAGTATCAAGCCAAGTGAAGACCTGCACCGCCCGGTACAAGCCGAAATTGAGGCTGTTGCCGCCTATGGCATCAGAAGATAA
- a CDS encoding plasmid transfer protein, with the protein MDFINMTGLMPRFLLQGNPVNVPDSFKDTFNFLQGNGVYEEGVMHFLKGMKNTIWTHFDTFITDAQALAAIFMLIFFAIKSYEMMAGDKKMEIMPLLRPFGLVMVIIWWGTFTRILAYPTDIVATKTESLFDSGQIEVNNLRLQRAKLMVDVADQLTTIQAETEIAEKEADTWYGQAWDAVTSTVKEGFASVWNPIVELKNRMQVGLQLLATYTLETLAVWVLRICVYIIFIIQILYSTILIILGPFSVAVSILPAFRDSFGTWIARFIAVNLYSGIAYLVMHVASLFQQYAMEAEITRYQQLLESTGDTLEKMGWFAGNGILSFGIVIVTFLIGGLTMLTVPSISTWIVSTSGITSAASTMGRGASNMGRAARKIIAKF; encoded by the coding sequence ATGGACTTTATCAACATGACGGGGCTAATGCCCCGTTTTTTATTGCAGGGAAATCCTGTAAATGTGCCGGACTCGTTTAAAGATACGTTCAATTTTTTACAGGGGAACGGTGTCTATGAGGAGGGTGTTATGCACTTTCTCAAAGGCATGAAAAACACGATATGGACGCACTTCGATACATTCATCACCGATGCACAGGCCCTTGCCGCCATTTTCATGCTCATATTCTTTGCCATCAAATCATACGAAATGATGGCGGGCGACAAAAAAATGGAAATCATGCCTTTGTTACGCCCGTTCGGGCTTGTAATGGTCATCATCTGGTGGGGAACGTTCACCCGCATACTTGCATATCCCACGGACATTGTTGCCACCAAAACGGAAAGCCTGTTTGACAGCGGGCAGATCGAAGTTAACAACCTACGCCTGCAACGTGCAAAACTCATGGTTGACGTTGCCGATCAACTGACCACCATACAGGCCGAAACCGAGATCGCCGAAAAAGAAGCGGATACGTGGTACGGTCAGGCGTGGGATGCGGTCACCTCAACGGTAAAGGAGGGTTTTGCTTCGGTATGGAACCCAATCGTTGAACTTAAAAACCGTATGCAAGTGGGGTTACAGCTACTGGCGACCTATACCTTAGAAACGTTGGCCGTCTGGGTATTGCGCATCTGCGTTTATATCATCTTCATTATCCAGATTCTCTATTCGACCATCCTCATCATTTTAGGCCCGTTTAGTGTTGCCGTAAGTATCCTGCCTGCCTTTAGGGACTCCTTTGGTACGTGGATAGCCCGGTTTATCGCCGTTAACCTGTATTCGGGCATTGCCTATCTGGTCATGCACGTAGCCAGTCTATTCCAACAGTATGCAATGGAAGCCGAGATTACAAGGTATCAACAACTCCTTGAAAGCACGGGCGACACATTGGAGAAAATGGGCTGGTTTGCGGGCAACGGGATTTTAAGTTTCGGTATCGTCATCGTGACATTCCTGATCGGAGGACTGACCATGCTCACCGTACCGAGTATCAGCACATGGATTGTATCGACAAGTGGTATCACTTCGGCCGCAAGCACAATGGGGCGTGGAGCATCCAATATGGGCCGTGCCGCAAGAAAGATAATCGCCAAGTTTTAA